The proteins below come from a single Candidatus Kirkpatrickella diaphorinae genomic window:
- the pgm gene encoding phosphoglucomutase (alpha-D-glucose-1,6-bisphosphate-dependent), with the protein MTQISPKAGHTLPPEELTDIQALQDAYYAHIPDVADATQRVSFGTSGHRGTSVHGSFNETHIAAIAEAICRYRASEGITGPLFVGIDSHALSALAQKTVIEVMAAHNVAIHIDAHDRLTPTPVISNTIIVHNADENAPRADGIVITPSHNPPSDGGIKYNAPHGGPADTKATGQIQDMANQLMSAGLKDVKRLPYDTARAARCVKIFDFVAPYVNALGSVIDMEAIRAAEISIGIDPLGGASLDYWQAIIERFGINATIVSRELDPQFGFMTADWDGKIRMDCSSPYAMARLINMAGQFDIAFANDPDADRHGIVCKPAGLMNPNHYLAVAIWYLFQNRPDWPQDCKIGKTLVSSALIDRVGQKLGRDIIETPVGFKWFVDGMAASTLGFAGEESAGASFFNRAGKPWSTDKDGIILCLLAAEITAKTGRTPGEIYADLTRELGAPFYARIDAPADPDQKRVLSALKAEQYAETTLAGDPITAKLTHAPGNNAPIGGLKISTAQGWFAARPSGTENVYKIYAESFVSEAHLKQIQDEAQAAIAGIFKAGAGGL; encoded by the coding sequence ATGACGCAAATCAGCCCGAAGGCCGGTCATACGCTTCCACCTGAAGAACTGACAGATATTCAGGCCCTGCAGGACGCTTATTACGCGCATATCCCGGACGTGGCGGATGCCACGCAGCGCGTCAGCTTCGGCACGTCCGGCCATCGCGGCACATCGGTTCATGGCAGTTTTAACGAAACCCACATCGCCGCGATCGCAGAAGCCATATGCCGTTATCGCGCATCTGAAGGGATTACCGGCCCGCTTTTCGTCGGGATCGACTCCCACGCATTATCCGCCCTCGCTCAAAAAACCGTGATTGAGGTCATGGCGGCGCATAATGTCGCGATTCACATCGATGCCCATGATCGTCTGACGCCGACCCCGGTCATTTCCAACACCATCATCGTCCATAATGCCGATGAGAACGCCCCGCGCGCGGATGGCATCGTCATTACGCCGTCGCATAATCCCCCGTCAGATGGCGGCATCAAATATAATGCGCCGCATGGCGGCCCGGCAGATACAAAAGCCACCGGGCAAATTCAGGACATGGCCAATCAGCTTATGTCGGCGGGGTTGAAGGACGTTAAACGCCTTCCTTATGACACGGCACGCGCCGCGCGTTGCGTCAAAATTTTTGATTTCGTCGCGCCTTACGTAAACGCTTTAGGGTCCGTCATTGATATGGAAGCGATCCGCGCAGCGGAGATTTCCATCGGGATTGACCCGCTGGGCGGCGCATCTCTGGATTACTGGCAGGCCATTATTGAGCGCTTCGGTATTAATGCGACGATCGTCAGTCGGGAGCTAGACCCGCAATTCGGCTTCATGACCGCGGATTGGGATGGTAAAATCCGCATGGACTGCTCCTCCCCCTATGCCATGGCACGTTTGATCAACATGGCGGGCCAGTTCGATATCGCGTTTGCGAATGACCCGGATGCGGATCGTCACGGCATTGTCTGCAAACCGGCAGGATTGATGAACCCCAATCACTATCTTGCTGTCGCCATCTGGTATCTTTTCCAGAACCGGCCTGATTGGCCGCAAGACTGCAAAATCGGCAAGACGCTGGTAAGCTCCGCCCTGATTGACCGTGTCGGGCAGAAATTGGGACGCGACATCATTGAGACTCCTGTCGGGTTCAAGTGGTTTGTGGATGGAATGGCCGCATCCACGCTGGGCTTCGCGGGTGAGGAGAGCGCAGGCGCGTCCTTCTTCAATCGTGCGGGCAAGCCGTGGAGCACGGATAAGGACGGGATCATCCTCTGCCTGCTTGCGGCGGAAATCACCGCCAAAACGGGCAGGACGCCCGGCGAGATCTATGCCGACCTCACGCGGGAACTTGGCGCACCTTTTTACGCCCGCATCGATGCGCCGGCAGACCCGGATCAAAAGCGTGTTTTAAGCGCGCTGAAGGCCGAACAATATGCGGAAACCACGCTGGCAGGTGACCCGATCACCGCCAAGCTTACCCACGCGCCCGGCAATAACGCCCCGATTGGCGGGCTGAAAATCAGCACCGCCCAAGGCTGGTTTGCCGCCCGCCCTTCCGGCACCGAAAACGTCTATAAAATTTACGCGGAAAGCTTCGTTAGCGAAGCGCATCTGAAACAGATCCAGGATGAGGCGCAGGCAGCAATCGCAGGAATCTTCAAAGCGGGTGCAGGCGGCCTTTAA
- a CDS encoding aldo/keto reductase — protein MRTPDARKSGTFKIGGTMEVVRLGFGTMRLTGKGIWGPPADHARAIAALHHARKAGVNFFDTADSYGPFVAEDFVHDALHPYRKIIIATKGGLTRHGPDIWKPVGNPDYLRQCVLMSMRRLGVKSIDLWQLHRIGPDCDMKHQFEAIKTMQEEGLIRHVGLSEVDIKTIKSAERYFKVATVQNRFNLVDRTSEDVLEYCEKHHIGFIPWAPLAAGALADKGSVLDKLAKEKKARSGQIALAWLLARSPVMLPIPGSGDPSHVDDNIRAVDIKLSKADIEALDKQGRDAWEKSRKEHKS, from the coding sequence ATGAGAACGCCTGACGCCCGGAAATCGGGCACGTTCAAAATCGGTGGAACGATGGAAGTCGTGCGCCTCGGTTTCGGAACAATGCGCCTGACCGGTAAAGGCATTTGGGGCCCACCCGCTGACCATGCACGCGCGATTGCCGCGCTTCATCATGCGCGGAAGGCAGGGGTAAATTTTTTCGACACTGCCGATTCTTACGGCCCGTTCGTTGCGGAGGACTTTGTCCATGACGCGCTTCACCCTTACCGTAAAATCATCATTGCCACGAAAGGCGGGCTGACGCGGCACGGCCCGGATATCTGGAAGCCTGTCGGTAACCCGGATTATCTGCGACAATGCGTTCTGATGTCGATGCGCCGCCTTGGGGTCAAGTCCATCGATTTGTGGCAGTTACACCGTATCGGCCCGGACTGCGACATGAAGCACCAGTTTGAAGCGATAAAAACGATGCAGGAAGAGGGGCTGATCCGGCATGTCGGCCTGTCGGAAGTCGATATCAAAACCATCAAATCGGCCGAACGATATTTCAAGGTCGCGACGGTGCAGAATCGGTTCAACCTCGTTGACCGGACGTCAGAAGACGTCCTCGAATATTGTGAGAAGCACCATATCGGGTTCATCCCCTGGGCGCCTCTCGCTGCGGGCGCGCTGGCGGATAAAGGCTCTGTCCTTGATAAGCTCGCCAAGGAGAAGAAAGCGCGCAGCGGGCAGATCGCCCTTGCCTGGCTTCTGGCCCGCTCACCCGTGATGCTGCCCATCCCTGGTTCCGGCGATCCGTCACATGTGGATGACAATATTCGCGCCGTTGATATCAAATTATCGAAAGCGGATATTGAAGCCCTCGACAAGCAGGGGCGGGACGCGTGGGAAAAATCACGTAAGGAGCATAAATCCTGA